A single region of the Microlunatus panaciterrae genome encodes:
- a CDS encoding MarR family transcriptional regulator, translated as MTTSSPTDGASGDGERGSDPLTKADFEELARFRFGIRRYLRVSEEYVRSHGLTAQRYQLLLALKGFPGRDWASVSELAERLQVRHHSVVELVDRTEQQGLVQRASHPDDARAVRVQLTRSGEQALARLDQLHRDELRRIGVAFRTLQWDALLEQDGGDGDRPAPERRTGR; from the coding sequence GTGACGACGTCGAGCCCCACCGACGGCGCGAGCGGCGACGGCGAGCGCGGCTCGGACCCCCTGACCAAGGCCGACTTCGAGGAGCTGGCCCGGTTCCGGTTCGGCATCCGGCGCTATCTGCGAGTTAGCGAGGAGTACGTCCGCAGCCACGGACTGACCGCGCAGCGCTACCAGTTGCTGCTGGCTCTGAAGGGGTTCCCGGGTCGTGACTGGGCCTCGGTCTCCGAGCTCGCCGAGCGGCTGCAGGTCCGCCATCACAGCGTGGTGGAGCTGGTCGACCGGACCGAGCAGCAGGGGCTGGTGCAACGGGCCAGCCACCCCGACGATGCCCGAGCGGTACGCGTCCAGCTCACCCGGAGCGGCGAGCAGGCGCTGGCTCGGCTGGACCAGCTGCATCGCGACGAGCTGCGCCGGATAGGAGTGGCCTTCCGCACCCTGCAGTGGGACGCGCTGCTGGAGCAGGACGGCGGCGACGGCGACCGACCGGCCCCGGAGCGACGCACCGGCAGATGA
- a CDS encoding recombinase family protein, whose translation MARAPIGYRNVGVRDEFGREVRTVETDGERAPLGRWAFQVFASGDWTTSQLHQELVACGLTSAATPRQPSRPITKSSVHRMLTNPYDKGSVRYQGVTYAGAHEAIVPNEVWDQVQTVLGAHRSAADATQVHE comes from the coding sequence GTGGCGAGGGCACCCATCGGCTACCGCAACGTCGGGGTGCGTGACGAGTTCGGACGGGAAGTCCGCACCGTCGAGACCGACGGTGAACGAGCGCCGCTGGGCCGGTGGGCGTTCCAGGTGTTCGCTTCCGGCGACTGGACGACGAGCCAGCTCCACCAAGAGCTCGTGGCCTGCGGACTGACCAGTGCGGCGACGCCACGACAGCCATCGCGGCCCATCACCAAGTCTTCTGTGCACCGGATGCTGACGAACCCCTACGACAAGGGCAGCGTGCGATATCAGGGTGTCACCTACGCCGGAGCGCACGAGGCGATCGTCCCGAACGAGGTGTGGGACCAGGTTCAGACCGTGCTCGGCGCTCACCGCTCGGCAGCGGACGCGACCCAGGTGCATGAATAA
- a CDS encoding oxidoreductase: MPTWLITGCSTGLGRELAQAVLAHGHNAVVTARDAASVQDLADAHPATALALSLDVTDQAQVTRAVQQAEERFGGVDVLVNNAGYGYRAAVEEGEEPAVAQLFATNFFGAVAMIKAVLPGMRSRRHGSIVNISSIGARISPAGSGYYAAAKAALEAMSASLRREVEPLGISVTVVEPGGFRTDFSGRSLQQAREPIADYADTAGRRRKEHDTTHGTQPGDPVRAARAIITAVEAPSSPFMLILGQDALQAFRAVADGLLRELDEWEETSLSTAFTS; the protein is encoded by the coding sequence ATGCCCACATGGTTGATCACCGGCTGCTCGACAGGGCTGGGGCGGGAGCTCGCCCAGGCGGTCCTGGCGCACGGACACAACGCGGTCGTCACCGCCCGTGACGCGGCGAGTGTGCAGGATCTGGCGGACGCGCATCCCGCCACCGCGCTCGCCCTCTCGCTCGACGTCACCGATCAGGCACAGGTCACCCGCGCCGTGCAGCAGGCGGAGGAGCGCTTCGGCGGTGTGGACGTGCTCGTGAACAACGCCGGCTATGGCTACCGGGCCGCGGTCGAGGAGGGCGAGGAACCCGCCGTGGCGCAGCTGTTCGCCACCAACTTCTTCGGTGCTGTGGCGATGATCAAGGCGGTTCTGCCCGGCATGCGTTCCCGCCGCCACGGCTCCATCGTCAACATCTCCTCGATCGGCGCGCGCATCTCGCCGGCGGGCTCCGGCTACTACGCGGCGGCCAAGGCCGCCCTGGAGGCGATGTCGGCATCGCTCCGCAGGGAGGTCGAGCCGCTCGGCATCTCCGTGACGGTGGTCGAGCCCGGCGGGTTCCGGACCGACTTCTCCGGCCGTTCGCTGCAGCAGGCGCGTGAGCCCATCGCCGACTACGCCGACACGGCCGGACGGCGGCGCAAGGAGCACGACACCACCCACGGCACCCAGCCGGGCGACCCGGTGCGGGCCGCGCGGGCGATCATCACAGCCGTCGAGGCGCCCAGCTCGCCGTTCATGCTGATCCTCGGTCAGGACGCGCTGCAGGCCTTCCGGGCCGTGGCCGACGGGCTGCTCAGGGAGCTGGATGAATGGGAGGAGACCAGCCTCAGCACCGCCTTCACGTCCTGA
- the orn gene encoding oligoribonuclease — protein sequence MLVWIDCEMTGLDLVNDALIEVAALVTDADLNVLGDGVDVVIAPSAEALAQMSDFVRNMHETSGLLDQLHAGLTMADAEHKVMDYITQFIPEPKKAPLAGNTIGTDRAFLARDMPTLESHVHYRNVDVSSIKELARRWYPRVYYQSPAKSGNHRALADIQESIEELRYYRETLFVAPPGPDTATAKEIAAKHQGILTGAPRA from the coding sequence ATGCTGGTGTGGATCGACTGCGAGATGACCGGGCTGGACCTCGTCAATGATGCCCTGATCGAGGTGGCGGCTCTGGTCACCGACGCCGACCTGAACGTGCTCGGTGACGGGGTCGACGTGGTGATCGCTCCCAGCGCCGAGGCGCTCGCCCAGATGAGCGACTTCGTCCGCAACATGCATGAGACCTCGGGGCTGCTGGACCAGCTGCACGCCGGTCTGACCATGGCCGACGCCGAGCACAAGGTGATGGACTACATCACCCAGTTCATCCCGGAGCCCAAGAAGGCCCCGCTGGCGGGCAACACGATCGGCACCGACCGCGCGTTCCTGGCACGCGACATGCCCACCCTCGAGTCGCACGTGCACTATCGCAACGTCGACGTGTCCAGCATCAAGGAGCTGGCCCGCCGCTGGTACCCGCGCGTCTACTACCAGTCGCCGGCCAAGAGCGGCAACCACCGCGCACTGGCCGACATCCAGGAGTCCATCGAAGAGCTCCGCTACTACCGCGAGACGCTGTTCGTGGCGCCGCCAGGCCCGGACACGGCCACCGCCAAGGAGATCGCCGCCAAGCACCAGGGCATCCTGACCGGCGCGCCGCGCGCCTGA
- a CDS encoding MFS transporter, with amino-acid sequence MSHPDQHAVPWSKLVLPAYGPTVLVSIGYGAVIPLIALSARALGASVGTAALVVALIGIGQLVGDLPAGALAARIGEKRALIGACLVDSLGLLCAFLAHSVVLLAAAVFVTGLAGAVFSLARQAYLTEAIPIRMRARALSTLGGTFRIGSFIGPFIGAVLVSHWSIGSAYGFAAAMSLAAALLTFLLPDITHGHHVNQPDGRRHRSVWSVLAEHRRVLLTLGSGVLVLSAARATRQSIVPLWAEAHGLDATTTSLIFGISAGVDMLLFYPGGAIMDRFGRVWVTVPSMIILGLGFFLLPFTSGALSIGLVAALMGLGNGISAGIVMTLGADASPDDARAQFLGGWRLCSDFGNALGPLVISFVTLFAPLSVAAVTLAVITWAGSGWLGRWVPRYAPKPHTYRVASRR; translated from the coding sequence GTGAGCCACCCCGACCAGCACGCGGTCCCCTGGAGCAAGCTGGTGCTGCCCGCGTACGGCCCGACCGTGCTGGTCTCGATCGGCTACGGCGCCGTGATCCCACTGATCGCCCTGTCGGCCCGGGCGCTCGGGGCAAGCGTCGGCACCGCCGCTCTGGTGGTCGCCCTGATCGGCATCGGCCAGCTGGTCGGCGACCTGCCCGCCGGGGCGCTGGCCGCCCGGATCGGTGAGAAGCGGGCCCTGATCGGTGCCTGCCTGGTGGACTCGCTCGGACTGCTCTGCGCCTTCCTGGCGCACTCGGTGGTCCTGCTGGCCGCCGCAGTCTTCGTGACCGGCCTGGCCGGAGCCGTGTTCTCGCTGGCCCGGCAGGCCTACCTGACCGAGGCCATCCCGATCCGAATGCGGGCCCGTGCCCTGTCGACCCTGGGCGGCACGTTCCGGATCGGGTCGTTCATCGGACCGTTCATCGGCGCGGTGCTCGTGTCCCACTGGAGCATCGGCTCCGCCTACGGGTTCGCGGCCGCGATGAGCCTGGCAGCCGCCCTGCTCACCTTCCTCTTGCCCGATATCACTCACGGGCACCACGTGAACCAACCCGACGGGCGCCGGCACCGGTCCGTCTGGTCGGTGCTGGCCGAGCACCGACGGGTGTTGTTGACCCTGGGCAGCGGCGTCCTCGTGCTCTCGGCCGCCCGGGCCACCCGGCAGTCGATCGTGCCGCTCTGGGCCGAGGCGCACGGGCTGGACGCCACCACCACCAGCCTGATCTTCGGCATCTCCGCCGGTGTGGACATGCTGTTGTTCTATCCGGGTGGGGCGATCATGGACCGGTTCGGCCGGGTCTGGGTGACCGTCCCGTCCATGATCATTCTTGGCCTTGGCTTCTTCCTGCTGCCGTTCACCTCCGGCGCCCTGTCGATCGGCCTGGTCGCGGCACTGATGGGGCTCGGCAACGGGATCTCGGCGGGCATCGTGATGACACTGGGCGCCGACGCCTCCCCCGACGACGCACGGGCCCAGTTCCTGGGCGGCTGGCGGCTCTGCAGCGACTTCGGCAACGCCCTGGGTCCGCTGGTGATCAGCTTCGTCACCCTGTTCGCGCCGTTGTCGGTGGCGGCCGTCACCCTGGCCGTGATCACCTGGGCCGGCTCCGGCTGGTTGGGCCGATGGGTGCCGCGCTACGCCCCCAAGCCGCACACCTACCGGGTCGCGAGTCGAAGGTGA
- a CDS encoding maleylpyruvate isomerase family mycothiol-dependent enzyme gives MNEEYWSAVRTVRLRIADLLETLSPAEWESASLCAGWRVRDVAGHLALVPTITTWQMIAAAPRAGFNPNRINTLLARRAGSVPPQRIVTKLRDHADDRTTARALDTRNSLFDVIVHSQDLAIPLRRDFPVPVDYTRQGLERVWAMGWPFNASRRLAGRRLTATDTDWSVGAGPEVRGSALSLLLLMTGRTTAARSDLAGSGVEGLPS, from the coding sequence ATGAACGAGGAGTACTGGTCGGCGGTCCGTACGGTCCGGCTCAGGATTGCCGACCTGCTGGAGACGCTCAGCCCCGCCGAGTGGGAGTCCGCCTCGCTCTGTGCGGGCTGGCGGGTCCGCGACGTCGCCGGCCACCTGGCCCTGGTGCCCACCATCACCACCTGGCAGATGATCGCTGCCGCGCCCCGCGCCGGCTTCAACCCGAACCGCATCAACACCCTGCTCGCCCGGCGTGCCGGCTCCGTTCCGCCGCAGCGGATCGTCACCAAGCTGCGTGACCACGCCGACGACCGGACGACAGCCCGAGCCCTGGACACCCGCAACTCACTCTTCGACGTGATCGTGCACAGTCAGGACCTGGCGATCCCGCTGCGCCGCGACTTCCCGGTCCCCGTCGACTACACCCGCCAAGGACTCGAACGGGTCTGGGCCATGGGGTGGCCGTTCAACGCCAGCCGCCGCCTCGCCGGGCGCAGGTTGACGGCCACCGACACCGACTGGTCCGTCGGTGCGGGGCCGGAGGTCCGTGGCAGCGCGCTCTCCCTGCTGCTCCTGATGACCGGGCGCACCACGGCCGCCCGGAGCGATCTCGCCGGCTCCGGAGTCGAGGGCCTGCCCTCCTGA
- a CDS encoding MarR family winged helix-turn-helix transcriptional regulator, with product MAADDAEAMNLGLLLFIPYRFMESAVLAALKAHGHDLPLSQARVFQRIAPAGSRLGELAQAAQVSKQTVGSIVDQLERAGYVNRIPDPTDARARLVVVTDLGRALVKLSVPVVREIESAWEAHLGPARTRELRQALEALREITDPFA from the coding sequence ATGGCTGCCGATGACGCTGAGGCGATGAACCTCGGACTCTTGCTGTTCATCCCGTACCGGTTCATGGAGTCGGCCGTGCTCGCCGCGCTCAAGGCGCACGGGCACGACCTTCCGCTGAGCCAGGCCCGGGTGTTCCAGCGCATCGCACCAGCCGGGTCGCGACTCGGCGAGCTGGCGCAGGCGGCACAGGTGAGCAAGCAGACTGTGGGGTCGATCGTGGACCAGCTGGAGCGGGCGGGATACGTCAACCGCATCCCCGACCCGACCGACGCCCGCGCCCGGCTGGTGGTCGTCACGGACCTGGGCCGGGCACTGGTGAAGCTGAGTGTGCCGGTGGTCCGCGAGATTGAGAGCGCGTGGGAAGCGCATCTCGGACCGGCCAGGACCCGCGAGCTGCGGCAGGCGCTCGAGGCTCTGCGGGAGATCACCGATCCCTTCGCCTGA
- a CDS encoding PrsW family intramembrane metalloprotease, with protein MSVTQAGHAPARARASKRAARDQDPRRTAARSGIPREPDPGEPWPKRMLTSKLFWLSVVMLLVYATCLVLLYRQVVPDRQVPGGKLLGLGTEAIPLAAKYAAVTAIPLSLVFLWADRFRPQRFWIWLMTFGWGACVATFLSAQINSWAASHLSILGDGDPATGARAAIYVAPFVEESTKATVLFWLAILMRYQWVSRLSGIVLAGLSATAFAFVENILYYGRVYRYAAQTFGEVEPEQALQSLFKLRGLMTFFGHPLFTSMTGIGLAVALRSKSKVVRVVAPLAGFCAAAFLHMSFNATATLVSGPSLLFMYLGVAVPAVVALTVFVVRQLFREGRLIRERLTDYVRLGWLPEGDPRDLSRLRTRTKALWHALFLGPAVFLDTIRMQRAMTELAYLRDAMTRGLVDRAGLAREKVLLSRVRSLRGSAVLHPTGRASYPQFRKPAFLDRNDTAGAAWAPPNYPGPAGIGGNFPAPGAPQPGSAPLGQAATQYSEVDPSWKPPGQ; from the coding sequence ATGTCGGTCACCCAGGCGGGTCACGCACCTGCGCGCGCTCGCGCGTCCAAGCGGGCAGCCCGGGACCAGGACCCCCGACGGACAGCCGCCCGGTCAGGAATCCCGCGTGAGCCCGACCCGGGCGAGCCGTGGCCGAAGCGGATGCTGACGAGCAAGCTGTTCTGGCTCAGCGTGGTGATGCTGCTGGTCTACGCCACCTGCCTGGTGCTGCTCTACCGTCAGGTGGTGCCCGACCGGCAGGTGCCCGGTGGCAAGCTGCTCGGGCTCGGCACCGAGGCCATCCCGCTGGCGGCGAAGTACGCCGCCGTCACCGCCATCCCACTGTCGCTGGTGTTCCTGTGGGCGGACCGGTTCCGGCCGCAACGGTTCTGGATCTGGCTGATGACCTTCGGCTGGGGCGCCTGCGTGGCCACCTTCCTGTCCGCCCAGATCAACAGCTGGGCAGCCTCGCACCTGAGCATCCTCGGCGACGGCGACCCCGCAACCGGTGCCCGTGCCGCCATCTACGTCGCGCCGTTCGTGGAGGAGTCCACCAAGGCGACGGTGTTGTTCTGGCTCGCCATCCTGATGCGCTATCAATGGGTCAGCCGGCTCAGCGGCATCGTCCTGGCCGGCCTGTCCGCTACCGCATTCGCGTTCGTCGAGAACATCCTCTACTACGGCCGCGTCTACCGGTACGCCGCCCAGACCTTCGGCGAGGTCGAGCCGGAGCAGGCCCTGCAGTCATTGTTCAAGCTGCGCGGACTGATGACATTCTTCGGCCACCCGCTCTTCACCTCGATGACCGGGATCGGCCTGGCGGTCGCACTGCGCTCCAAGAGCAAGGTGGTCCGGGTGGTGGCCCCACTGGCCGGGTTCTGTGCGGCCGCCTTCCTGCACATGTCGTTCAACGCGACCGCGACCCTGGTGAGCGGGCCCTCGCTGCTGTTCATGTACCTCGGTGTCGCGGTCCCGGCCGTGGTCGCTCTGACCGTCTTTGTCGTCCGGCAGCTGTTCCGCGAAGGGCGGCTGATCCGTGAGCGACTGACCGACTATGTTCGACTGGGCTGGCTGCCGGAGGGTGACCCCAGGGACCTGTCCCGGCTGCGGACCCGAACCAAGGCGCTCTGGCATGCGCTCTTCCTCGGCCCCGCCGTCTTCCTGGACACCATCAGGATGCAGCGGGCGATGACCGAGCTCGCCTATCTGCGCGATGCGATGACCCGCGGTCTGGTCGACCGGGCCGGGCTGGCGCGGGAGAAGGTGCTGCTCAGCCGGGTCCGCAGTCTGCGGGGATCCGCGGTGCTGCACCCGACGGGTCGGGCCAGCTATCCGCAGTTCCGGAAGCCTGCCTTCCTCGACCGCAACGACACCGCTGGGGCCGCCTGGGCCCCGCCGAACTATCCCGGTCCGGCCGGCATCGGCGGCAACTTTCCGGCCCCCGGCGCGCCGCAGCCCGGCAGCGCACCGCTCGGTCAGGCGGCCACGCAATACTCTGAGGTGGATCCCAGCTGGAAACCTCCGGGCCAGTAG
- a CDS encoding BREX protein BrxB domain-containing protein — protein MTLNELTHEEEHLFAVLSGDRFLKMEGLSNEVPFFIYPYEPEHALDVAKAKKRVKNRLASRGIEVREINLYDLSVEVLKERGDWDEVLEVEPELDKAEFTEMLQSMLNPQQRLAPAIRAKLADGGFDIVFLTGIGEVFPYIRSHNVLNNLQSVVVGRPMLMFFPGRYEQSDTLGSSLVLFGRLKDDQYYRAKNILEQEP, from the coding sequence GTGACATTGAATGAACTCACTCATGAGGAGGAGCACCTGTTCGCGGTGCTCAGCGGCGATCGTTTCTTGAAGATGGAGGGTCTCTCGAACGAGGTCCCGTTCTTCATCTACCCCTACGAGCCCGAGCACGCCCTCGACGTGGCGAAGGCGAAGAAGCGGGTCAAGAACCGGCTGGCGAGCAGAGGCATCGAGGTTCGCGAGATCAACCTCTACGACCTGTCGGTGGAGGTTCTCAAGGAGCGCGGCGACTGGGACGAAGTGCTTGAAGTCGAGCCCGAGCTGGACAAGGCCGAGTTCACCGAGATGCTGCAGTCCATGCTCAACCCGCAGCAGCGCCTCGCTCCTGCCATTAGAGCGAAGCTCGCTGACGGCGGATTCGACATCGTGTTCCTGACCGGGATCGGCGAAGTCTTCCCCTACATCCGCTCCCACAACGTGCTCAACAACTTGCAGAGCGTCGTGGTAGGCCGACCGATGCTCATGTTCTTCCCCGGCCGCTATGAGCAGTCCGACACCCTCGGCTCGTCGCTGGTGCTGTTCGGCAGGTTGAAGGACGACCAGTACTACCGCGCCAAGAACATTCTGGAACAGGAACCGTGA
- a CDS encoding slipin family protein, whose product MAVWVMVLIGVVLLALVGVGMSLRVVQQFEQGVVFRLGRVRRTLRGPGLVPIVPVIDRLQKVNMQIITMPVPSQEGITRDNVTVRVDAVVYFKVVDPRCAIVDVENYEFAVGQVAQTSLRSIIGKSNLDDLLTNREQLNQGLALMIDSPALEWGVHIDRVEIKDVALPESMKRSMSRQAEAERERRARVITADGELQASKKLAEAADVMAESPAALQLRLLQTVVEVAAEKNSTLVLPFPVELLRFLERSTPPAETTGGTERVSLSTLRAPSEPGPGVPGELDQPSHPASISA is encoded by the coding sequence ATGGCCGTCTGGGTCATGGTGCTGATCGGGGTGGTGCTCCTCGCCCTGGTGGGTGTGGGCATGAGCCTTCGGGTGGTGCAGCAGTTCGAGCAGGGCGTCGTGTTCCGGCTCGGCCGGGTGCGGCGAACGCTCCGCGGCCCCGGTTTAGTGCCGATCGTTCCGGTCATCGATCGGCTGCAGAAGGTGAACATGCAGATCATCACCATGCCGGTCCCGAGCCAGGAGGGCATCACCCGGGACAACGTAACCGTACGGGTGGATGCCGTCGTCTACTTCAAGGTGGTCGACCCGCGGTGCGCCATCGTCGACGTGGAGAACTACGAGTTCGCGGTCGGACAGGTGGCCCAGACCTCGCTGCGCTCCATCATCGGCAAGAGCAACCTGGACGACCTGCTGACCAACCGCGAGCAGCTCAACCAGGGGCTGGCGCTGATGATCGACAGTCCGGCGCTGGAGTGGGGTGTGCACATCGACCGGGTGGAGATCAAGGATGTCGCCCTGCCCGAGTCGATGAAGCGCTCGATGTCCCGGCAGGCGGAGGCCGAGCGTGAGCGGCGGGCCAGGGTGATCACCGCCGACGGTGAGCTGCAGGCCTCGAAGAAGCTGGCCGAGGCGGCGGACGTGATGGCCGAGAGCCCCGCCGCGCTGCAGCTGCGGCTGCTGCAGACCGTGGTGGAGGTGGCTGCCGAGAAGAACTCGACCCTGGTACTGCCCTTCCCGGTCGAGCTGCTCCGCTTCCTCGAACGGTCCACCCCGCCGGCCGAGACCACGGGCGGCACGGAGCGGGTCAGCCTATCCACTCTCCGTGCCCCGTCGGAGCCCGGCCCGGGCGTCCCGGGTGAGCTCGACCAGCCCTCGCACCCGGCCAGCATCAGCGCCTGA
- a CDS encoding alpha/beta fold hydrolase — MGDRTSWSGIYYATPQDAGLHAQDITIGTPAGPAPAWRFDGDRTTWAIHIHGLGSIRAGTLRGVLAATDLGYTSLVTTYRNDGEGPRVGNGRSTLGATETPDAEAAIEYAVRHGARHIVLFGWSMGAAIALQLANRSPHRDAIAGLVVDSPVLDWTEVIKANCTRSGLPAAAGSLAIPWLTLRPLARMVGLPAAIPLRSFDWTVRAADLTTPTLILHGTQDDSVQIRLSQALQDRRPDLVALEAFDAGHTLSWNSDPGRWQSAVTTWLTTRIPS, encoded by the coding sequence GTGGGCGACCGCACCTCCTGGAGCGGCATCTACTACGCGACCCCACAGGACGCCGGCCTCCACGCACAGGACATCACCATCGGTACTCCCGCAGGGCCAGCCCCCGCCTGGCGCTTCGACGGCGACCGCACAACCTGGGCGATTCACATCCATGGCCTCGGCAGTATCCGAGCCGGAACACTCCGCGGCGTGCTCGCGGCAACTGATCTCGGCTACACCTCACTCGTCACCACCTACCGCAACGATGGCGAAGGCCCACGGGTCGGCAACGGCCGCTCAACCCTCGGCGCCACCGAGACCCCCGATGCCGAAGCCGCCATCGAGTACGCCGTACGGCACGGAGCCCGGCACATCGTGCTCTTCGGATGGTCGATGGGGGCAGCCATCGCGCTCCAGCTCGCCAACCGCTCGCCGCACCGAGACGCCATCGCGGGCCTCGTGGTCGACTCGCCCGTGCTCGACTGGACCGAGGTCATCAAGGCGAACTGCACCCGCAGCGGCCTCCCCGCAGCAGCGGGCAGCCTCGCGATCCCGTGGCTGACCCTCCGCCCCCTGGCTCGCATGGTCGGCCTACCGGCGGCCATCCCGCTCCGATCCTTCGACTGGACCGTCCGAGCGGCCGACCTCACCACGCCCACGCTCATCCTCCACGGCACCCAGGACGACTCCGTACAGATACGGCTCTCACAAGCGCTCCAAGACCGCCGCCCCGACCTCGTCGCGCTGGAGGCCTTCGATGCCGGACACACGCTGTCGTGGAACTCCGACCCCGGCCGATGGCAGTCGGCGGTGACCACCTGGCTCACCACGCGCATCCCGTCCTGA
- a CDS encoding DUF1819 family protein — translation MSVTFQTDGRYALSFTSGALLTREAVIAAPLYLDVRDWSAVRDQLRAENLLQARTASSGFRLAREVAQRLAVLTDAELELLRDASPSERGHLMWVAACRRYAFIGDFAEEVVRERFLLLTPTLGYDDFDSFVRGKALWHPELAEVKDSTLQKLRSTVFRMLTEAGLLTGGEIVHAPLSERVRDALDAQVPSDVRFLPTRDGKEGTL, via the coding sequence ATGAGCGTCACATTCCAGACGGACGGCCGATACGCACTGTCGTTCACCAGCGGTGCCCTCTTGACCAGGGAGGCCGTCATCGCCGCGCCACTTTACCTGGACGTTCGTGACTGGAGTGCTGTCCGCGACCAGCTCCGCGCGGAGAATCTGCTCCAGGCGAGAACCGCATCGTCCGGGTTCCGGCTGGCGCGCGAGGTCGCGCAGCGCTTGGCGGTGCTCACAGATGCTGAACTGGAGTTGCTGCGCGACGCCAGTCCCAGCGAGCGTGGCCACCTGATGTGGGTCGCGGCATGTCGACGCTACGCGTTCATCGGCGACTTCGCCGAGGAAGTGGTGCGGGAACGGTTCCTGCTGCTCACGCCCACGCTTGGCTACGACGACTTCGACAGCTTCGTTCGAGGGAAGGCGCTGTGGCATCCGGAGCTCGCTGAGGTGAAGGACTCGACGTTGCAGAAGCTCCGCTCAACCGTGTTCCGGATGCTGACCGAGGCTGGCCTGCTCACCGGCGGTGAGATCGTCCACGCGCCCCTGTCCGAGCGGGTCCGAGACGCGCTGGATGCGCAGGTACCCAGCGATGTGCGGTTCCTCCCGACTCGCGACGGCAAGGAGGGCACGCTGTGA